From the Brachyhypopomus gauderio isolate BG-103 chromosome 5, BGAUD_0.2, whole genome shotgun sequence genome, one window contains:
- the api5 gene encoding apoptosis inhibitor 5: MAATVEELYRNYGILADEKEDLGQHKDAYQVILDGVKGGPKEKRLAAQFIPKFFASFPDMADAAINAQLDLCEDEDVSIRRQAIKELPRFAAGENLPRVADILTQLLQTDDSAEFNQVNTALISIFKIDSRGTLGGLFSQILQGEDVVRERAIKFLSTKLKTMPEETMTKEVEDYIFIETKKVLEDVTGEEFVLLMRVLSGLRCLQTVSGRQQLVELVVEQAFLEQALNPADADSVDRLLQCTRQALPLFSKNVHSTRFVTYFCDHVLPNLSMLTSPVAELDIQLEVLKLLAEMSPFCGDMDKLEPNLMMLFEKLLEFMPLPPEEEDGENAVSEEPKLQFSYVECLLFSFHQLGKKLPDFLIDKINAERLKDFKIRLQYFARGLQVYIRQLRVALQGKTGDALKTEENKIKVVALKITNNINVLIKDLFHNPPSYKSSVSLSWKPVQKTEAPAAVGQKRPSGDDLGMAKKVSPLPRRDARQIYNPPSGKYSATIGNFSYEQRGGFRGGRARGFGGRGSRSRGRIY, encoded by the exons ATGGCGGCTACGGTTGAAGAGCTGTACCGTAACTACGGGATCCTGGCGGACGAGAAGGAGGATCTGGGCCAG CATAAAGATGCGTACCAGGTCATTCTGGATGGTGTTAAAGGAGGCCCGAAGGAGAAGAGACTGGCTGCCCAGTTCATCCCCAAGTTCTTCGCCAGCTTCCCAGACATGGCAGACGCGGCCATAAACGCGCAGTTGGACCTGTGTGAGGATGAAGATGTATCT ATCCGCAGACAGGCCATCAAAGAGCTTCCACGTTTTGCTGCTGGGGAGAATTTGCCCAGAGTAGCAGACATCCTTACACAACTCCTGCAGACAG ATGACTCTGCAGAATTCAACCAAGTAAACACTGCGTTAATCTCCATTTTCAAAATTGATTCAAGAG GGACTCTTGGAGGCCTTTTTAGTCAGATTCTGCAAGGAGAGGACGTggtaagagagagagcaatAAAGTTCCTCTCCACCAAGCTGAAGACCATGCCAGAGGAAACCATGACCAAGGAGGTAGAGGACTACATCTTCATAGAAACTAAAAAG GTTCTGGAGGATGTGACGGGGGAGGAGTTTGTGCTGCTGATGCGGGTTCTGTCCGGCCTGAGGTGCCTGCAGACGGTGAGCGGGCGGCAGCAGCTTGTGGAGCTGGTGGTGGAGCAGGCCTTCCTGGAGCAGGCGCTCAACCCGGCCGACGCCGACAGCGTGGACCGTCTGCTGCAGTGCACGCGCCAAGCGCTGCCGCTTTTCTCG AAAAATGTACATTCCACTCGTTTTGTGACGTACTTCTGTGATCACGTCCTCCCCAACCTCAGCATGCTCACCAGTCCTGTGGCCGAACTGGACATTCAGCTTGAA GTCCTGAAGTTGTTGGCCGAGATGAGTCCGTTCTGCGGAGACATGGACAAACTTGAACCCAACCTCATGATGCTGTTTGAGAAACTGCTG GAGTTCATGCCTCTGCCtcctgaggaagaggatggtgaGAATGCCGTGAGTGAGGAGCCCAAGCTCCAGTTCAGCTACGTGGAGTGTCTGCTCTTTAGCTTCCACCAACTTGGGAAAAAGTTACCAGACTTCCTCATTGACAAGATCAATGCTGAGCGATTAAAGGACTTCAAGATTAG GCTGCAGTACTTTGCGCGAGGCCTGCAGGTGTACATCCGCCAACTCCGCGTGGCGTTGCAAGGCAAAACCGGCGACGCGCTGAAGACTGAGGAG AATAAAATCAAAGTCGTGGCTTTGAAAATCACCAACAACATAAATGTCCTTATTAAG GATCTTTTCCACAACCCTCCGTCCTACAAAAGCTCGGTTAGCCTGTCCTGGAAGCCAGTGCAGAAGACAGAGGCCCCAGCTGCTGTTGG TCAGAAGCGCCCATCAGGAGATGACCTGGGAATGGCAAAAAAGGTTTCTCCGTTGCCGAGGAGGGATGCACGGCAAATATACAACCCCCCCAGCGGGAAATACAGCGCCACCATTGGCAACTTCTCCTATG AGCAGAGAGGTGGTTTTCGTGGTGGCCGCGCTCGGGGCTTCGGCGGCAGAGGAAGCAGAAGTCGAGGGCGAATCTACTGA
- the prr5l gene encoding proline-rich protein 5-like, with translation MGSYRRPRPRFMSSPVLSDLARFHASSPTLQLSNASVWNSVQTAVIKVFQGGGLQRNELHSLNESIRWLQRTELGSFMPEYFQDQLLNKGLAHILEKIQLHDCENLLQALSEMWLAFFTETLPTLQAIFYPVQGQELTVRQMALLGFRNLVLLKLPLKNMLNSASHPPAITQMLLILQGIHEPSGPSKEYYLLENLVDMVISPYLSNYLSVSQMDSSSECQLEQSKSAAGPHFGRPEITVTHFAPELLLAPLVEQEGEAYLERTGGGRRHTVANVHSDIQLLSVTSRMYSADAGAGVRGCKAGRSGSPGPFCSDGRSPGPNISCSPMAQTTRRC, from the exons ATGGGGTCATATCGGCGACCCAGACCACGATTCATGAGCTCTCCGGTGCTGTCGGATCTGGCCCGCTTTCATGCCAGCTCCCCTACCCTGCAGCTATCTAACGCCAGTGTCTGGAACAG TGTCCAAACTGCAGTCATAAAGGTCTTCCAAGGGGGAGGGCTCCAGAGAAACGAGCTGCACAGTCTGAACGAGAGCATCAG GTGGCTTCAGAGGACAGAACTGGGATCATTCATGCCAGAGTACTTTCAG GATCAGCTCTTGAACAAAGGCCTGGCTCATATATTGGAGAAAATTCAGCTCCATGATT GTGAAAACTTGCTCCAAGCTCTGTCTGAGATGTGGCTCGCATTTTTCACTGAAACTCTGCCAACACTTCAAGCCATATTCTACCCTGTGCAG ggGCAGGAGCTGACTGTCAGGCAGATGGCTCTGCTAGGTTTCAGGAACCTCGTCTTGCTGAAGCTTCCTCTGAAGAACATGCTGAACTCTGCCTCTCACCCCCCTGCTATCACACAGATGCTGCTCATATTACAG ggAATTCATGAGCCCAGTGGGCCTAGTAAAGAGTACTACCTTCTGGAGAACCTGGTGGACATGGTTATCTCACCCTATCTGAGCAACTACCTCTCCGTGAGCCAGATGGATTCCTCATCAG AGTGTCAGCTGGAGCAGTCTAAATCGGCAGCCGGTCCACACTTTGGCCGGCCCGAAATCACGGTCACACACTTTGCTCCAGAGTTGCTGCTGGCACCCCTGGTGGAGCAGGAGGGCGAGGCCTACCTGGAGAGAACCGGGGGCGGGCGACGCCACACGGTCGCCAACGTCCACTCGGACATCCAGCTTCTGTCCGTCACAAGCAGGATGTACTCGGCCGATGCCGGTGCTGGTGTCCGGGGATGTAAGGCGGGGAGAAGTGGGTCTCCCGGGCCGTTCTGCAGTGACGGTCGTAGTCCTGGACCCAACATCAGCTGCAGCCCAATGGCTCAGACAACAAGGCGCTGCTGA